In a genomic window of Ralstonia nicotianae:
- a CDS encoding ATP-binding protein, with product MMRDASKAGGADAAGAGASGMRLWSRLNAWRALRAVWLEPDPPEFQWRLLRYFAFSRAAVALVLLLFVSIPREHASDLPAPVGDAMLSLTLPYLALALLILAAAGWWRSRFQFRVRLDVLLDLLFLGLAYATLSHLSASVAMVFLMPVLAAGALTSLLYALFTAAVASMVVLAAPFLRMLGDGGIDSGLASAGLYGLVYMMAALMMYGLSHRQVAQERLTLARERELRLQQLVNRLMVYDMQDGVMLVRADGRVVAANPAAAMLLGVPQNAFVGSGTMLFDLKDIPHLHPLLETLRQWLRRRNRQPGSGADVAGDDEATRILDLQPIAAGGRAALRARLRLRFILPSLANLGRVYMDSLVSSIGLGLPGEAAGEPPRARGSTAETVAPGWSADDEVFLRHELHDTVLVHVESWERVTEQAQQEKLASMGRLVASVAHQIRNPLAAISQAAELLDDPGEGGEPVRPEGRGVETRLLRIIRDNVRRLDQVVADVLMLSRRPRGERVREQLAQVLPEVVERWRAEALRRAGEATEISADLVRVAVDLARPVLFDPAHLQQVVGNLLDNALRYCRGVPGSILLAAYPLDDTHAELVIWNDGPEVSAEQQRSLFEPFFTNDAQGTGLGLYMARELCGANDAQIRYGDIALESLLDRTGVMTMEVREGLPRRAFVITLMFDPPAVPAE from the coding sequence ATGATGCGCGACGCTTCCAAGGCGGGCGGTGCCGACGCTGCGGGTGCCGGGGCGTCCGGCATGCGCCTGTGGTCGCGCCTGAACGCCTGGCGTGCGCTGCGCGCGGTGTGGCTGGAGCCTGATCCGCCCGAATTCCAGTGGCGCCTGCTGCGCTACTTCGCCTTCAGCCGGGCGGCGGTGGCGCTGGTGCTGCTGCTGTTCGTCTCGATCCCCCGCGAGCATGCGAGCGATCTGCCGGCACCCGTCGGCGACGCCATGCTCAGCTTGACGCTGCCGTACCTGGCGCTGGCGCTGCTGATCCTGGCGGCGGCGGGGTGGTGGCGCTCGCGTTTCCAGTTCCGGGTGCGGCTGGACGTGCTGCTGGACCTGCTCTTCCTCGGATTGGCCTATGCGACGCTGTCGCACCTGTCGGCCAGCGTGGCGATGGTGTTCCTGATGCCGGTGCTGGCGGCCGGCGCGCTGACCAGCCTGTTGTATGCCCTGTTCACTGCGGCAGTGGCATCGATGGTGGTGCTGGCTGCGCCCTTCCTGCGCATGCTGGGCGATGGCGGGATCGACTCGGGGCTGGCCTCCGCCGGGCTGTACGGCCTGGTCTACATGATGGCCGCGCTGATGATGTACGGGCTGTCGCACCGGCAGGTGGCGCAGGAGCGCCTGACGCTGGCCCGCGAGCGCGAGCTGCGCCTGCAGCAGCTGGTGAACCGGCTGATGGTCTATGACATGCAGGACGGCGTGATGCTGGTGCGCGCCGACGGCCGCGTGGTGGCCGCCAATCCCGCCGCGGCGATGCTGCTGGGCGTGCCGCAGAATGCATTCGTCGGCAGCGGGACCATGCTGTTCGACCTGAAGGACATCCCGCACCTGCATCCGCTGCTGGAAACGCTGCGCCAGTGGCTGCGCCGCCGGAACCGGCAGCCGGGCAGCGGCGCCGACGTGGCCGGCGATGACGAGGCCACGCGCATCCTCGACCTGCAGCCGATCGCCGCGGGCGGCCGTGCCGCGCTGCGTGCCCGTCTGCGCCTGCGCTTCATCCTGCCGAGCCTGGCGAACCTGGGCCGCGTCTATATGGATAGCCTGGTCAGCTCGATCGGTCTGGGCCTGCCCGGCGAGGCCGCCGGCGAGCCGCCGCGTGCGCGCGGCTCCACGGCCGAGACCGTCGCACCGGGCTGGTCCGCCGATGACGAAGTCTTCCTGCGCCACGAACTGCACGACACCGTGCTGGTGCACGTGGAGAGCTGGGAGCGCGTGACCGAGCAGGCCCAGCAGGAAAAGCTGGCATCGATGGGGCGGCTGGTGGCCAGCGTGGCGCACCAGATCCGCAACCCGCTCGCGGCCATCAGCCAGGCGGCCGAACTGCTGGACGACCCGGGCGAGGGCGGCGAGCCGGTGCGCCCCGAGGGGCGCGGCGTGGAGACGCGCCTGCTGCGCATCATCCGCGATAACGTGCGCCGTCTCGACCAGGTGGTCGCCGATGTCCTGATGCTGTCGCGCCGGCCGCGCGGCGAGCGCGTGCGCGAGCAGCTCGCGCAGGTGCTGCCCGAGGTGGTGGAGCGCTGGCGTGCCGAGGCGCTGCGCCGCGCGGGCGAGGCCACCGAAATCAGCGCCGACCTGGTGCGCGTGGCGGTCGACCTGGCGCGGCCGGTGCTGTTCGATCCGGCCCACCTGCAGCAGGTGGTGGGCAACCTGCTCGACAACGCGCTGCGCTATTGTCGCGGCGTGCCGGGCTCGATCCTGCTGGCGGCCTATCCGCTGGATGACACCCACGCCGAACTGGTGATCTGGAACGACGGCCCCGAGGTGTCCGCCGAGCAGCAGCGTAGCCTGTTCGAGCCGTTCTTCACCAATGACGCGCAGGGCACCGGGCTCGGTCTCTACATGGCCCGCGAGTTGTGCGGTGCCAACGATGCGCAGATCCGCTACGGCGACATCGCGCTCGAATCCTTGCTCGATCGCACCGGAGTGATGACCATGGAGGTGCGCGAGGGCCTGCCGCGCCGCGCTTTCGTCATCACCCTGATGTTCGACCCACCCGCTGTGCCGGCGGAATGA
- a CDS encoding sigma-54-dependent transcriptional regulator, translating into MSKAAVVREPILVVDDEADLRELLEISLRRMGHDVVLAGGLAEAREALTRQRFALVLTDMRLGDGLGIDLVRQLSATADRTPVAVITAYGSAENAVEALKAGAFDYIAKPLSLDQLRSLVLNALGRQQRDPDPGSADLAERTSALLPGHSAAMQEVRRSLLRLARSMAPVVISGESGSGKERAARAIHALSSRSARPFVAVNCGAIPENLMEAEFFGYVKGAFTGADSDRQGFFQAAHGGTLMLDEVADLPLTMQVKLLRALQERRVRKIGESREDPVDVRVVCASHQNLARLVAAGRFREDLFYRLNVLELRMPTLRERAEDVPVLAGVLLEQLAARYGDPRPKRLTRQALQQLCAYPFPGNVRELDNLLERAYAFAEGESIDVDHLGALGTDIERSPLFHRAREAHGGHPVHPAHLPPVPAPGHPAHPGHPGHVAHPLGVPQPVGGWPDAAYIPVPVPMGLMPHPVVVPVPVEPAPVIEPAAPAMPAVSLPVDLPAYLESVERGVILAALAQTGFNRTAASKLLGLSFRQLRYRMQQLDIRDPRDIEAAAGNGGVGDA; encoded by the coding sequence ATGTCCAAAGCTGCCGTCGTTCGCGAACCCATCCTCGTCGTCGATGACGAGGCCGATCTGCGTGAGCTGCTGGAGATCTCCCTGCGGCGCATGGGGCACGATGTGGTGCTGGCCGGCGGCCTGGCCGAGGCGCGCGAGGCGCTGACGCGGCAACGCTTTGCGCTGGTGCTGACCGACATGCGCCTGGGCGACGGCCTGGGCATCGACCTGGTGCGCCAGCTCTCGGCCACCGCCGATCGCACGCCGGTGGCCGTCATCACCGCCTACGGCAGCGCCGAGAACGCGGTGGAGGCGCTCAAGGCGGGCGCGTTCGACTACATCGCCAAGCCGCTGTCGCTCGACCAGCTGCGCAGCCTGGTGCTCAACGCGCTGGGCCGCCAGCAGCGCGATCCCGATCCCGGCAGCGCCGATCTCGCCGAACGCACCAGTGCGCTGCTGCCCGGCCATTCGGCCGCCATGCAGGAGGTGCGCCGCTCGCTGCTGCGGCTGGCGCGCAGCATGGCGCCGGTGGTGATCAGCGGCGAATCGGGCAGCGGCAAGGAGCGCGCGGCGCGCGCCATCCACGCGCTGTCGTCGCGTTCGGCGCGGCCGTTCGTGGCCGTCAACTGCGGCGCGATTCCCGAGAACCTGATGGAAGCCGAGTTCTTCGGCTACGTGAAGGGCGCCTTCACGGGTGCCGACAGCGACCGCCAGGGCTTCTTCCAGGCGGCCCACGGCGGCACGCTTATGCTCGACGAGGTGGCCGACCTGCCGCTGACCATGCAGGTCAAGCTGCTGCGCGCGCTGCAGGAGCGCCGCGTGCGCAAGATCGGCGAGAGCCGCGAAGACCCGGTCGACGTGCGCGTGGTATGCGCGAGCCACCAGAACCTCGCGCGCCTGGTCGCCGCCGGGCGTTTCCGCGAAGATTTGTTCTACCGGCTCAACGTGCTGGAGCTGCGCATGCCGACGCTGCGCGAGCGCGCCGAGGACGTGCCGGTCCTGGCGGGCGTGCTGCTGGAGCAGCTGGCCGCGCGCTATGGCGATCCGCGGCCGAAGCGGCTCACGCGCCAGGCGCTGCAGCAGCTGTGCGCCTATCCGTTTCCCGGCAACGTGCGCGAGCTGGATAACCTGCTGGAGCGCGCCTACGCCTTTGCCGAGGGCGAGTCGATCGACGTGGACCATCTCGGCGCGCTGGGCACCGACATCGAGCGCTCGCCGCTGTTCCACCGCGCGCGCGAGGCGCATGGCGGCCATCCCGTGCACCCGGCGCACCTGCCGCCGGTGCCGGCGCCCGGCCATCCCGCCCATCCGGGGCATCCCGGCCATGTCGCGCATCCGCTCGGCGTGCCGCAGCCGGTGGGCGGCTGGCCCGATGCGGCCTACATTCCCGTGCCGGTGCCGATGGGCCTGATGCCGCATCCCGTCGTCGTGCCCGTGCCGGTCGAGCCCGCGCCGGTGATCGAGCCGGCCGCGCCGGCCATGCCCGCGGTGTCCTTGCCGGTGGACTTGCCGGCCTACCTCGAATCGGTGGAGCGCGGCGTGATCCTGGCCGCGCTGGCGCAGACCGGCTTCAACCGGACGGCGGCCTCCAAGCTGCTCGGCCTGAGCTTCCGGCAGCTGCGCTACCGGATGCAGCAGCTGGACATCCGCGATCCGCGCGACATCGAAGCCGCGGCGGGCAACGGCGGGGTGGGTGATGCCTGA
- the ampD gene encoding 1,6-anhydro-N-acetylmuramyl-L-alanine amidase AmpD, with amino-acid sequence MPEVAGPVRIGADGWADGVCRHPSPNVDARPEGLPIDLIVLHNISLPPARFGTDDVLDFFANTLDCGAHPYFEQLRGVRVSAHFFIRRTGACVQFAPCDTRAWHAGVSDFFGRTRCNDFSIGIEIEGTDDQPFTPAQYAATAALVRAICAAYPIRAIAGHSDIAPGRKTDPGPCFDWAHLRRLAKLEAALFPYQAGAAPA; translated from the coding sequence ATGCCTGAGGTGGCCGGGCCGGTGCGCATCGGCGCGGACGGCTGGGCGGACGGGGTGTGCCGGCATCCTTCGCCCAATGTCGATGCGCGCCCCGAGGGCCTGCCGATCGACCTGATCGTGCTGCACAACATCAGCCTGCCGCCCGCGCGTTTCGGCACCGACGACGTGCTGGATTTCTTTGCCAACACGCTCGACTGCGGCGCCCATCCCTACTTCGAGCAGTTGCGCGGCGTGCGGGTTTCGGCGCACTTCTTCATCCGCCGCACCGGGGCGTGCGTGCAGTTCGCTCCCTGCGACACGCGCGCCTGGCATGCCGGCGTATCGGATTTCTTCGGCCGCACGCGCTGCAACGACTTCTCCATCGGCATCGAGATCGAGGGGACGGACGACCAGCCCTTCACGCCCGCCCAGTACGCGGCGACGGCGGCCCTGGTGCGGGCGATCTGCGCGGCGTACCCGATCCGGGCAATCGCTGGGCATTCCGACATCGCGCCCGGGCGCAAGACGGACCCGGGGCCGTGCTTCGACTGGGCACACCTGCGCCGCCTCGCGAAACTGGAGGCGGCACTGTTCCCGTACCAGGCAGGCGCGGCTCCGGCCTGA
- a CDS encoding ribonucleoside-diphosphate reductase subunit alpha translates to MQTAQTEIHSGTANPTAFSQPAEGTAVASGAGYADYKIIRRNGAVVGFEPSKIAVAMTKAFLAVNGGQGAASARVRELVEGLTQNVVRALLRSRPNGGTFHIEDVQDQVELALMRSGEHDVARAYVLYRERRSQERAQAGETQQQPAFIGLNVTDGGITRPLDMAALRNLIVSACAGLGESVDPEPILKETVKNLYEGVPMSQVYDSAILAARTLIEKDPAYSQATARILLHTIRREILGEEVTQAEMAGRYADYFPQFIKRGINAGLLDDTLAQFDLAKLGAALDASRDLQFNYLGLQTLYDRYFLHISDKRIEMPQAFFMRVAMGLSLNEIDREARAIEFYQLLSSFDFMSSTPTLFNSGTCRSQLSSCYLTTVSDDLDGIYEALKENALLSKFAGGLGNDWTNVRALGSHIKGTNGKSQGVVPFLKVVNDTAVAVNQGGKRKGAVCAYLETWHLDIEEFLELRKNTGDDRRRTHDMNTANWIPDLFMKRVMEGGEWTLFSPSTCPDLHDKVGKAFETAYLGYEEKVARGEIKLFKKMPALQLWRKMLGMLFETGHPWITFKDPCNIRSPQQHVGVVHSSNLCTEITLNTNDSEIAVCNLGSVNLVAHVVKQADGSYALDHDKLKKTVRTAMRMLDNVIDINYYAVKKARDSNLRHRPVGLGIMGFQDALHVLRIPYATDAAVQFADTSMEAVCYYAYWASTELAEERGRYSTYKGSLWDRGVLPQDSLKLLAQERGGYLEADLSSTMDWDGLRERIQQHGMRNSNCVAIAPTATISNIIGVSACIEPTYQNLYVKSNLSGEFTVVNDYLVRDLKARGLWDEVMVADLKYFDGSLARIDRIPQDLRDLYATAFEVEPQWLVEAASRRQKWIDQAQSLNIYMAGASGKMLDDTYKLAWLRGLKTTYYLRTIGATHVEKSTVSRGTLNAVSSGSDAGSVAAAGAAPVAPASALDTVAATAPAMPEAEGAVCTMRPGDPGFEECEACQ, encoded by the coding sequence ATGCAGACGGCCCAAACAGAAATCCACTCCGGCACCGCCAATCCCACCGCGTTTTCGCAACCTGCCGAGGGCACGGCCGTGGCCTCCGGCGCCGGCTACGCCGACTACAAGATCATCCGCCGCAACGGTGCCGTGGTCGGCTTCGAGCCCTCCAAGATCGCCGTGGCGATGACCAAGGCCTTCCTCGCCGTCAACGGCGGGCAGGGCGCCGCTTCCGCGCGCGTGCGCGAGCTGGTCGAGGGCCTGACCCAGAACGTGGTGCGCGCGCTGCTGCGCAGCCGTCCGAATGGCGGCACGTTCCACATCGAGGATGTGCAGGACCAGGTCGAACTGGCCCTGATGCGCTCGGGCGAGCACGATGTCGCCCGCGCCTACGTGCTGTACCGCGAGCGCCGCTCGCAGGAGCGCGCACAGGCGGGCGAGACGCAGCAGCAGCCGGCCTTCATCGGCCTGAACGTGACGGACGGCGGCATCACCCGCCCGCTCGACATGGCGGCGCTGCGCAACCTGATCGTGTCGGCCTGCGCGGGCCTGGGCGAGTCGGTGGATCCGGAGCCGATCCTCAAGGAGACCGTCAAGAACCTGTACGAAGGCGTGCCGATGAGCCAGGTGTACGACTCGGCCATCCTGGCCGCGCGGACCCTGATCGAGAAGGATCCGGCCTACAGCCAGGCCACCGCACGCATCCTGCTGCACACGATCCGCCGTGAAATCCTGGGCGAGGAAGTCACCCAGGCCGAGATGGCCGGGCGCTATGCCGATTACTTCCCGCAGTTCATCAAGCGCGGCATCAACGCCGGCCTGCTGGACGACACGCTGGCCCAGTTCGACCTGGCCAAGCTGGGCGCCGCGCTCGACGCCTCGCGCGACCTGCAGTTCAACTACCTCGGCCTGCAGACGCTGTACGACCGCTACTTCCTGCACATCAGCGACAAGCGCATCGAGATGCCGCAGGCGTTCTTCATGCGCGTGGCGATGGGCCTGTCGCTCAATGAAATCGACCGCGAAGCGCGCGCCATCGAGTTCTACCAGCTGCTGTCGTCGTTCGACTTTATGTCGTCCACGCCGACGCTGTTCAACTCGGGCACCTGCCGCTCGCAGCTGTCGTCGTGCTACCTGACCACGGTGTCGGACGACCTGGACGGCATCTACGAGGCGCTCAAGGAAAACGCGCTGCTGTCCAAGTTCGCCGGCGGCCTGGGCAACGACTGGACCAATGTGCGCGCGCTGGGCTCGCACATCAAGGGCACCAACGGCAAGAGCCAGGGCGTGGTGCCGTTCCTGAAGGTGGTCAACGACACGGCCGTGGCCGTGAACCAGGGCGGCAAGCGCAAGGGCGCGGTGTGCGCGTACCTGGAGACGTGGCACCTGGATATCGAGGAATTCCTGGAGCTGCGCAAGAACACCGGCGACGACCGCCGCCGCACGCACGACATGAACACGGCCAACTGGATCCCGGACCTGTTCATGAAGCGCGTGATGGAGGGTGGCGAATGGACGCTGTTCTCGCCGTCCACCTGCCCGGATCTGCACGACAAGGTCGGCAAGGCATTCGAGACCGCCTACCTGGGCTATGAAGAGAAGGTTGCCCGCGGCGAGATCAAGCTGTTCAAGAAGATGCCGGCGTTGCAACTGTGGCGCAAGATGCTGGGCATGCTGTTCGAGACCGGCCACCCGTGGATCACGTTCAAGGACCCGTGCAACATCCGCAGCCCGCAGCAGCACGTGGGCGTGGTGCACAGCTCCAACCTGTGCACGGAGATCACGCTGAACACCAACGACAGCGAGATCGCCGTGTGCAACCTGGGCTCGGTCAACCTGGTTGCCCACGTGGTCAAGCAGGCCGACGGCAGCTACGCGCTCGATCACGACAAGCTCAAGAAGACCGTGCGCACCGCCATGCGCATGCTCGACAACGTGATCGACATCAACTACTACGCCGTCAAGAAGGCGCGGGACTCCAACTTGCGCCACCGTCCGGTGGGCCTGGGCATCATGGGCTTCCAGGACGCGCTGCACGTGCTGCGCATCCCGTACGCCACCGATGCCGCGGTGCAGTTCGCCGACACCTCGATGGAAGCCGTGTGCTATTACGCCTACTGGGCCTCGACCGAGCTGGCCGAAGAGCGTGGCCGCTACAGCACCTACAAGGGCTCGCTGTGGGATCGCGGTGTCCTGCCGCAGGACTCGCTCAAGCTGCTGGCGCAGGAGCGCGGCGGTTATCTGGAGGCCGACCTGTCGTCGACGATGGACTGGGATGGTCTGCGCGAGCGCATCCAGCAGCACGGCATGCGCAACTCCAACTGCGTGGCGATCGCTCCGACGGCGACGATCTCCAACATCATCGGCGTGTCCGCATGCATCGAGCCGACGTACCAGAACCTGTACGTCAAGTCGAACCTGTCGGGCGAGTTCACGGTGGTCAACGACTACCTGGTGCGCGACCTGAAGGCACGCGGCCTGTGGGATGAAGTGATGGTCGCCGACCTGAAGTACTTCGACGGCTCGCTGGCCCGCATCGACCGCATCCCGCAAGACCTGCGCGACCTGTACGCGACGGCCTTCGAAGTGGAGCCGCAGTGGCTGGTGGAGGCCGCCTCGCGCCGCCAGAAGTGGATCGATCAGGCGCAGTCGCTGAACATCTACATGGCCGGCGCGTCGGGCAAGATGCTGGACGACACCTACAAGCTGGCGTGGCTGCGTGGCCTGAAGACCACCTACTACCTGCGCACCATCGGCGCGACGCACGTGGAGAAGTCCACCGTGTCGCGCGGCACGCTGAACGCCGTGTCGTCGGGCAGCGATGCCGGCAGCGTGGCGGCGGCGGGTGCCGCGCCGGTGGCCCCGGCCAGCGCGCTGGACACCGTGGCCGCCACCGCGCCGGCGATGCCGGAAGCCGAAGGCGCCGTGTGCACGATGCGCCCCGGCGATCCCGGTTTCGAGGAATGCGAGGCCTGCCAATAA
- a CDS encoding ribonucleotide-diphosphate reductase subunit beta produces the protein MLSWDDDVKPAAQPQAAPQPAYQPQPPLQSFTPDQGGALPPSATQAAGILGNNPNAAAAQSSRRVNAADKRVINGATDVNQLVPFKYKWAWEKYLAGCANHWMPQEINMSRDIALWKDPNGLTEDERRIIKRNLGFFVTADSLAANNIVLGTYRQITAPECRQYLLRQAFEEAIHTHAYQYIVESLGLNEAEIFNAYHEVQSIRDKDEFLIPFIDTLTDPSFKTGTPENDQKLLKSLIVFACIMEGLFFYVGFTQILAMGRQNKMTGAAEQYQYILRDESLHCNFGIDLINQIKLENPHLWTAEFKAEITELFKKAVDLEYRYAEDTMPRGVLGLNAPMFKGYLRFICNRRCQQIGLDALFPNEDNPFPWMSEMIDLKKERNFFETRVIEYQTGGALSWD, from the coding sequence ATGCTGAGCTGGGACGACGACGTCAAACCTGCCGCACAACCGCAGGCTGCACCGCAGCCCGCCTACCAACCACAGCCGCCGCTGCAATCGTTCACGCCCGACCAGGGCGGTGCGCTGCCGCCGTCGGCCACGCAGGCCGCGGGTATCCTGGGCAACAACCCGAACGCCGCCGCCGCGCAGAGCAGCCGCCGCGTCAACGCCGCCGACAAGCGCGTCATCAACGGCGCCACCGACGTCAACCAGCTGGTGCCGTTCAAGTACAAGTGGGCCTGGGAAAAATACCTGGCCGGCTGCGCCAACCACTGGATGCCGCAAGAGATCAACATGTCGCGCGACATCGCCCTGTGGAAGGACCCGAACGGTCTGACCGAGGACGAGCGCCGCATCATCAAGCGCAACCTGGGCTTCTTCGTGACGGCCGATTCGCTGGCCGCCAACAACATCGTGCTGGGCACGTACCGCCAGATCACCGCGCCGGAGTGCCGCCAGTACCTGCTGCGCCAGGCGTTTGAAGAGGCGATCCACACGCACGCCTACCAGTACATCGTCGAATCGCTGGGCCTGAACGAGGCCGAGATCTTCAACGCGTACCACGAGGTGCAGTCGATCCGCGACAAGGACGAGTTCCTGATCCCGTTCATCGACACGCTGACCGATCCGTCGTTCAAGACCGGCACGCCGGAGAACGACCAGAAGCTGCTGAAGTCGCTGATCGTGTTCGCCTGCATCATGGAAGGGCTGTTCTTCTACGTGGGCTTCACGCAGATCCTGGCGATGGGCCGCCAGAACAAGATGACGGGCGCCGCCGAGCAGTACCAGTACATCCTGCGCGACGAGTCGCTGCACTGCAATTTCGGCATCGACCTGATCAACCAGATCAAGCTGGAGAACCCGCACCTGTGGACGGCCGAGTTCAAGGCCGAGATCACGGAGCTGTTCAAGAAGGCCGTCGACCTGGAATACCGCTACGCCGAGGACACCATGCCGCGCGGTGTGCTGGGCCTGAACGCGCCGATGTTCAAGGGTTACCTGCGCTTCATCTGCAACCGCCGCTGCCAGCAGATCGGCCTGGACGCGCTGTTCCCGAACGAAGACAACCCGTTCCCGTGGATGAGCGAGATGATCGACCTGAAGAAGGAGCGCAACTTCTTCGAGACGCGCGTGATCGAGTACCAGACCGGCGGCGCGCTGTCGTGGGACTGA
- a CDS encoding M14 family metallopeptidase produces MEIESFFAQTYDQARARFLDAARARGLAIERAVHPHALGPAGEPLSIDTACFLPDRPGVLLVLTSGIHGVEGFCGSGCQVGLLRDDALFARLAAGRVALLLVHAVNPYGFAHLRRVNEDNVDLNRNSADFAAVASANPAYIEVDPLLLPDTWPPDAANQAALQQYLAMHGEAALRDAMTIGQYTIPDGMFYGGGATCWSTAQACAILSRHAADAPRLAWIDLHTGLGAHGHGEKIFSGADPRELERAIGTWGADVRPIAAAGSVSSVVEGALVDRAGALFPAVEKTVITLEFGTLEPMAVMQALRADHWLHRHPGTSPDQAAAIRKGLRDAFYCDTPAWKGMVYAQARVAVLQAVARFSG; encoded by the coding sequence ATCGAGATCGAATCCTTTTTCGCCCAGACCTACGATCAGGCGCGCGCCCGCTTCCTGGACGCGGCCCGGGCGCGCGGGCTGGCCATCGAGCGCGCGGTGCATCCGCACGCGCTGGGGCCGGCCGGGGAGCCGCTTTCCATCGACACGGCGTGCTTCCTGCCGGACCGGCCCGGCGTGCTGCTGGTGCTGACCTCCGGCATTCATGGTGTCGAGGGGTTCTGCGGCTCCGGCTGCCAGGTCGGCCTGCTGCGCGACGACGCGCTGTTCGCACGGCTGGCCGCCGGCAGGGTGGCGCTGCTGCTGGTCCACGCGGTCAACCCGTACGGGTTCGCGCATCTGCGGCGGGTGAACGAAGACAACGTCGACCTGAACCGCAACAGCGCCGATTTCGCCGCGGTCGCGTCGGCCAACCCGGCTTATATCGAGGTCGATCCGCTGCTGTTGCCGGATACCTGGCCGCCGGACGCCGCCAACCAGGCGGCGCTGCAGCAGTATCTTGCGATGCACGGCGAGGCGGCCCTGCGCGATGCGATGACGATCGGCCAATACACCATCCCGGATGGCATGTTCTACGGCGGCGGGGCGACCTGCTGGAGCACCGCGCAGGCTTGCGCGATCCTGTCCCGCCACGCGGCAGACGCGCCGCGCCTGGCGTGGATCGACCTGCACACCGGACTCGGCGCCCACGGCCATGGCGAAAAGATCTTCTCCGGCGCCGATCCGCGCGAACTGGAGCGTGCCATCGGCACCTGGGGCGCGGATGTCCGGCCGATCGCGGCGGCGGGGTCGGTCTCGTCGGTGGTCGAGGGGGCGCTGGTGGACCGTGCCGGCGCGCTGTTTCCCGCCGTCGAGAAGACCGTCATTACGCTGGAGTTCGGCACGCTCGAACCGATGGCCGTGATGCAGGCGCTGCGGGCCGATCACTGGCTGCATCGGCATCCCGGGACGTCGCCCGATCAGGCCGCCGCCATCCGCAAGGGCCTGCGTGATGCGTTCTATTGCGACACGCCGGCCTGGAAGGGCATGGTCTACGCGCAGGCACGGGTTGCGGTGCTGCAGGCGGTGGCGCGCTTCTCCGGCTAG
- a CDS encoding EamA family transporter: MLALLGSMASVCVGNSFAKTLFPALGAAGTVTYRITIGAAILLALWRPWRLRLHRRDAGRIALYGVTLASMNLLFYLSLTRLPIGIAIAIEFTGPLVLAVVLSRRALDFVWIGLAVAGLLILTVGGRAVGQIDPLGAAYALGAGVCWALYIVTGKRVGTLPAGQATSLGMAVGALFAIPFGVVQAGPALLAPSLIVAGLGLGVLSSAVPYSLEMVALRHLSGRTFSVLLSLEPAIGALAGAVVLHEHLSARQWVAIVAIIAASAGCAATARSRRAAEA, encoded by the coding sequence ATGCTGGCGCTGCTCGGCTCCATGGCCTCCGTCTGCGTCGGCAATTCCTTCGCCAAGACCCTGTTTCCTGCACTGGGCGCGGCCGGCACGGTAACGTACCGGATCACCATCGGCGCGGCGATCCTGCTGGCCCTGTGGCGGCCGTGGCGATTGCGCCTGCACCGCCGCGATGCGGGCAGGATCGCGCTGTACGGCGTCACGCTGGCCAGCATGAACCTGCTGTTCTACCTGTCGCTCACGCGGCTGCCGATCGGGATCGCCATCGCCATCGAGTTCACCGGACCGCTGGTGCTAGCGGTGGTGCTGTCGCGGCGCGCGCTGGATTTCGTGTGGATCGGGCTGGCGGTGGCCGGGCTGCTGATCCTGACCGTGGGCGGCCGGGCGGTCGGGCAGATCGATCCGCTCGGCGCGGCCTATGCGCTGGGGGCCGGCGTGTGCTGGGCGCTCTATATCGTGACCGGCAAGCGTGTCGGTACGCTGCCGGCGGGTCAGGCCACATCGCTGGGCATGGCGGTGGGCGCACTGTTTGCGATTCCGTTCGGGGTGGTGCAGGCGGGGCCGGCGCTGCTGGCGCCGTCGCTGATCGTCGCCGGCCTGGGGCTGGGCGTGCTGTCGAGCGCCGTGCCCTACTCGCTGGAGATGGTGGCGCTCAGGCACCTGTCGGGCCGCACCTTCAGCGTGCTGCTGAGCCTGGAGCCGGCCATCGGCGCGCTGGCCGGCGCGGTGGTGCTGCATGAGCATCTGTCGGCGCGGCAGTGGGTGGCGATTGTCGCCATCATCGCGGCATCGGCCGGCTGCGCGGCGACGGCACGGTCACGCCGGGCGGCCGAGGCCTGA